TATTCGGACTTACCGAAAGTATTGCATCCTGTTGCTGGCAAACCGATGGTTAAACACGTAATTGATACAGCAAAACAATTAAATGCACGTCAAATTAACTTAATTTATGGACACGGTGCAGATTTATTAAAGGAACGTTTAAGTGATGAGCCTGTAAACTGGGTATTCCAAGCAGAGCAATTAGGTACGGGGCACGCAATGCAACAAGCTGCGCCATTTTTTGCCGATGATGAAAATATTGTAATGCTTTATGGCGATGCACCGTTAATTCAAAAAGAAACCTTAGAGAAACTGATTGCAGCTAAACCGGAAAATGGTATAGCGCTATTAACGGTTGAATTAGATAACCCGACAGGTTATGGACGTATTATTCGTGAAAATGGCTCTGTGGTAGCAATTGTTGAACAAAAAGATGCGAATCCGGAACAACTAAAAATTCGTGAAGTAAATACGGGCGTTATGGTTGCAAGCGGTGCAAGTTTTAAAAAATGGCTCGCAAGTTTAAATAACAATAATGCACAAGGCGAATATTACATTACCGATGTAATTGCGATGGCAAATCAAGACGGTTTTACCGTTCAAGCCGTTCAAGCTTCTGAATTTATGGAAGTGGAAGGCGCAAACAATCGTTTACAGTTGGCTGCATTAGAGCGTTTCTATCAAGAAAAACAAGCAGAAAAATTATTGCTTGCCGGTGTAACGATTATTGACCCGAAACGTTTTGATATCCGTGGTAATATCACTCACGGTAAAGATGTTTCAATTGATGTGAATGTGATTTTAGAAGGGAATATTCAATTAGGCAACAACGTGAAAATTGGCGCAGGCTGTGTGTTGAAAAACGTAGTGATCGGCGACAATGTTGAAATCAAGCCTTATTCTGTTTTAGAAGATAGCGTAATTGGCGAAAGTGCAGATGTAGGTCCGTTTGCCCGTTTACGTCCAGGGGTTGAACTTGCTGCCAAAGCTCACGTAGGTAACTTTGTTGAAATTAAAAAATCGACTATTGGCGAAGGCTCGAAAGTGGGGCATTTAACTTATATTGGCGACAGCGAAGTGGGTGCAAACGTGAATATCGGTGCAGGTACGATTACTTGTAACTATGATGGTGCGAATAAATTTAAGACGATCATTGGCGATAATGTGTTTGTCGGTTCTGATAGCCAATTAGTTGCACCTGTAACTATCGCTAATGGTGCAACCATTGGTGCAGGCGCAACCATTACGAAAGATGTGGCAGAAAACGAACTTGTGATTACACGAGTACCACAAAAACATATTCAAGGTTGGAAACGTCCGACCAAACAGAAATAATCCCACAAGCGGTTGTTTTTTAGATATAATTTGCAACGTTTTGAAAACGTTAATGTTAAATGAGG
This genomic window from Actinobacillus porcitonsillarum contains:
- the glmU gene encoding bifunctional UDP-N-acetylglucosamine diphosphorylase/glucosamine-1-phosphate N-acetyltransferase GlmU, with product MTQALSVVILAAGKGTRMYSDLPKVLHPVAGKPMVKHVIDTAKQLNARQINLIYGHGADLLKERLSDEPVNWVFQAEQLGTGHAMQQAAPFFADDENIVMLYGDAPLIQKETLEKLIAAKPENGIALLTVELDNPTGYGRIIRENGSVVAIVEQKDANPEQLKIREVNTGVMVASGASFKKWLASLNNNNAQGEYYITDVIAMANQDGFTVQAVQASEFMEVEGANNRLQLAALERFYQEKQAEKLLLAGVTIIDPKRFDIRGNITHGKDVSIDVNVILEGNIQLGNNVKIGAGCVLKNVVIGDNVEIKPYSVLEDSVIGESADVGPFARLRPGVELAAKAHVGNFVEIKKSTIGEGSKVGHLTYIGDSEVGANVNIGAGTITCNYDGANKFKTIIGDNVFVGSDSQLVAPVTIANGATIGAGATITKDVAENELVITRVPQKHIQGWKRPTKQK